A genome region from Paradevosia shaoguanensis includes the following:
- a CDS encoding winged helix-turn-helix transcriptional regulator, translating into MQRTSFLSSECPAARALESVGDWWSILILRDAFQGLSKFDEFEKNLGISANILARRLKHLTAEGLFERRRYNDHPPRFEYVLTDKGRDFYPVAIALFAWGNRNLAPNEIAMRLGDKKTGRERTAVIIDADTGEAITPENTVLLAGPAATEETMRVINRVKRISSEKETE; encoded by the coding sequence ATGCAACGAACAAGCTTTCTGTCATCCGAATGTCCCGCAGCCCGAGCGCTGGAAAGCGTCGGTGACTGGTGGAGCATCTTGATCCTGCGAGACGCCTTCCAAGGGTTGAGCAAGTTCGATGAATTCGAGAAAAACCTCGGAATTTCCGCGAACATTTTGGCGAGGCGATTGAAGCATCTCACGGCGGAAGGACTGTTTGAAAGGCGACGATACAATGATCATCCGCCTCGATTTGAATACGTCCTTACCGACAAGGGGCGAGATTTTTATCCGGTAGCAATCGCCCTGTTCGCATGGGGGAACCGGAACCTTGCACCCAATGAAATAGCCATGCGCCTTGGAGACAAGAAAACCGGACGGGAGAGGACCGCCGTTATCATCGACGCGGATACAGGAGAAGCAATTACTCCTGAAAACACCGTTCTTCTGGCAGGCCCCGCCGCAACAGAGGAAACGATGCGCGTCATAAATCGCGTGAAGCGAATAAGCTCAGAAAAAGAAACGGAATAA